Proteins encoded in a region of the Halococcus hamelinensis 100A6 genome:
- a CDS encoding DUF7560 family zinc ribbon protein, translating to MSDVVADGYRFDCPACGESLEVNDSMRRALVEQGCVVCGASVTAAAFTELSATDRP from the coding sequence ATGAGTGACGTCGTCGCGGACGGCTATCGCTTCGACTGTCCAGCGTGTGGCGAGTCCCTAGAGGTGAACGACTCGATGAGACGGGCACTCGTCGAGCAGGGCTGTGTGGTCTGTGGGGCGTCGGTGACCGCCGCCGCGTTTACGGAGCTCTCGGCGACCGACCGC